A single window of Chloracidobacterium sp. DNA harbors:
- the nusB gene encoding transcription antitermination factor NusB, translated as MIVAVTPARTFADKLALGTIDNLEAIDDRIRTRAEHWRIERMAIVDRNVLRLAVFEFLYTDTPHTVVINEALEIARRFSTYEATQFINGILDGIKQDLDTASNGSEAPESDVSAAADNPKPTRTRSRSSAK; from the coding sequence ATGATCGTGGCAGTTACGCCTGCACGAACCTTTGCCGACAAATTGGCATTAGGAACGATCGACAACCTGGAAGCGATCGATGACCGCATCCGAACGCGTGCCGAGCACTGGCGCATCGAGCGAATGGCGATCGTTGACCGAAATGTTCTGCGTTTGGCCGTGTTTGAATTTCTCTATACCGACACGCCTCACACGGTCGTTATTAATGAAGCTCTCGAGATCGCCCGACGGTTTTCGACCTATGAGGCCACCCAGTTTATCAACGGTATTCTCGACGGTATAAAACAAGATCTCGACACCGCGTCGAACGGCAGTGAGGCACCCGAAAGCGACGTATCGGCCGCGGCCGACAACCCCAAGCCCACTCGCACCAGATCACGCTCATCAGCAAAATGA